The genome window CTCTGAAGTTGGGCAATCCCTACAGGGATTCTCAGGTTTCTCAAACTGATCACTGGTAGATGGCTCAGCTGTGGGTACAGAATCCATAGTCTTGTCCTTCTCATTTCCTCCAACTGGAAGGCAACTATATGTTGAAGGTGCTTGCAATGTTACAGAAGCGAAGTTGACATTGAAAAACCAGCCATACCTTTGTTGAAAATGCACAAGTCAGTTAAAGTAGATTCCAGATATGGATTTGGATTTAAGTTCAAAAGAGAATTAGAAGAAACCTCAAGCGAAACACTGGAGGACTGCCAATTGAAAAGTATACATCGGCTGCACTGACAAGTGAGTCCTGTGTCCATCTTTGATAACTCACCAGGTTCTCTCTATTAACACTGTAAGGGAAAAGCATTAGTTCTCCAGATGCTACAGTAGAATCACCCCATTTCCGGTTTAAATGTTCCAGTACTGATGATATCTTTTTTCGAGTGCTAAGAGTGAGCTCCAGGTGTGGATTATGCTTATCCTGCAACCAGATGAAAATGTATTTACATCCTTTATATTCAGAAGACTACTCAACAACTTGAACTTCTTCTACCTCAAAATTATCAACATAATCCATCTTTGTACTCACCATTTCTAGCGCTCTTCGAGTACCATCATCAATTGGGAACAATTGAAGCTTAAGCTTCATATTAGTTAGTGCATTACTCTCAACACAACGAAGCGAAGGATGAAAATGCGGAAGAAGTTTTTCAACAGGATCAAGACCCTTTTTCCCTGGAAATGAAAGAACAATCACTTATTGgcacttcaaatcaaatttttggaATAGGAATTGGTGAGGATCAGCCCCACCAACCATACCTTGGTCATGTTCATCCTCTTTATCAGTGGCTGTCCGTTCCAAATGCTCAGCAGCATCGGCTACCAAAGAAACTCCAGCAATTGCAGCCTTTTCCCATTTTTTATATGCAGCTGATGAGACTAGACCCAATGACAATCAATTAACAAAGAGATCAGTgcaaaaaattcatgatttcaGACCAAACAAAGTGAAAGAATATTCATCCCATCATCTGAGTAAACCGGGTAATAGTAAAATCAAGAAACCAGAGACACGTAGCTTTTAGCAAGGAATATTGGTTACAACATAAAGGCCATCACCCAGTCATAACCCCATTTGATTTGGGTATTGGAAGTAAGATTTTAGGGGCAATAATATTCTTCAGCATTTCTGCAGAAAGTAGCTGTTTTTTATGATCATTGATTCTTTCAAACAAACCCCAAAAAAATATCGCATTAATAGTTCAAAAATGACAATTGTAAGCTGTCCAATTTTTGTACAGATACTTCAAGGATCATTCCAAAATGAACATTAAAGTAAATTCAAGTATGACATAAAAGGATGCAAGATAAATGGgggaaagtaaattttaaacttGTCTCAAAAACTGAGGAAAAGCTCAAACAAATAATCACCTGGTTTTCGCCTTTGCCTTGCAGGTTTCATTGCAGTTGAGTCTCCTTTATTGTTGTTACGGACAACCCCCATATTAACATTGCGCTTCAATGATCCCTTTCCACCTAATTTTTGGATGTTTTGACTATCAACAATAACAAGTTTAACAGTTCGAGTATCATGCACCGATGCTCTATTCTGATTAGTGATAATGCTAGGAGTCGTTGGAGAACCATTTTCCCCCTGTGAAGACCTTTTCCTTACATTCTTCCTTTGATCTTTCAAGAGTTGGTTCTCCTTCAAGGAAAACATATACCAATCAGTTAAGCACATCCAGTAGATCAATAAGTTTATGGTCAAGAAACATAAACACTTTTGCAAATATAGACAATCTTCACTAACCAGAGCTTCTATAAATATCTTAAACCTTCGTGGTTTTAGGTGAAGCTTTGAGGCTTTGCAACTATACTTTTCCAATAAAGACCACCTGTATAAAAGGTCAAAATATGAATCAGGAAAACAGGACAATCCGAGACTGAgccagatgaaaaaaaataacatgacatGTATCTGTTGATGGTATCACAAGCTTCCTTTTCTGATTAATTTTTACATATCACTCCCCTAATTTataatacatataataaaaagaaaagcaattcAAACAGTACATGAGAAATATTACCATCGGAGCATTGCAGCATTTGTATCTTTAGAGTTTTTTGCATCTAGGCACAATCCTGGGCCCAGCAATTTGTTCATGCGCCTCACAAGACGATAGTAATAGTGCCTGACCTGGAAAAAAAAGGTGGGTGATAAGGAATATGAAGAATACATCAACTCAACTGGACAAAGCATCTGGAGCTAAATCTCATTGCAAGTTACCTGATCCTTGTTTTTACTTTGAACATGGTGAGTAATTTTCTCAAAGTTCTGCAATGAAAGCTCACAATAGTCAAGAAGTGAAACAGAATTGAAAAACTGTTAATCCAAATCACATTCCAGCAATTACATGCCTTGCCAACTTGTCGTAATGCAGTGAAAAAACTTTCCTCTTCTTGACGTGTCCAAGCAGCCCATTGCCGTGTTGGTCTTTTCTCTGCATTCAGCATAAGATCAAAACAGATAAAACTACCACTCTGGCAGTATATTTCAGCAGCACCTAAATTACTAAAACCAAATACAgctattaaaagcaaaataacatACCAGGCTGCCGTGTCTCAACACAATCTGGAGTAGATGATGTTACACCAGAATCTCCATCCTGAATTGAACCATTTTGAAGAAGCTGTCGCTCAGAGTCCAAGGAGACCTGTGCCTCCATCTCTATACTAAGGGCcttaaaaagaagaataaacacCCATACACTTCAAAGTACAATGCTCTCCCTTTGACCTCCACCTCAGTGAATGATGTAACCCTAGTtgtgaaattgaacaagaactcatcatcaaaaattaattagcatataAATCAATAAGATGACTATTCAATCCAAAACTCCTCAACATTTAAAATTTAGGGAAATACAATCAATCAgatcttttttaatcttatgtTTTCCAACCCAAAACATAACATGTTTTCATTGAACCCACAAACAAGAACTTGGATTCACCACATAATTAATATTCGGATAAGTTGAAATTTCTTTAGAATTGGGAGCATCAAGCTATTTTCCAAGTTTAGAATTTTACAAGCAAACCCTAATGGACTATAAACTCCATCTCCAGAAACTATAGAACAGTGATTTCACTAAGAAAAAGAACactaataataaatcaaattaagcaAACTAAAGCATGCATCTAAGCTAAGAAACTACAATAACAGCCACCCATTGAAAATGCAGCAAAATAAAACAGAttagaaattcaaatttcatccttttcaatttcttaagATCCAAATTACCGGATTTTAAGCTAAGAGCACTGAACCCACCTAATTAGAGAAGTCAAATCAATCGATCACTAAAATCCCACATACAAAACCCCCTAAGATTAACGAAATTTTCCACCTTTAATATTTTCCCCAATTTTTAACATCCAAACAAAACTAGGGTTTTGAACAATAGTGATTGATTTTGaccttaaaatatcaaaatcagcGTAATCAAAATGAGAAACTGAAGTTAAATTTGCAATACCTGAGAGAGAAATCGAAGAATCGAAGAAAACCTAGCACGGAAAGCACGAGCTgggataattttttatcaaagaaattGAAACCGGAGAGAATGTTTGCAAGAAAGGGAAGAGaatggagttttttttctattttcttttctattttttttttactttggagaaagaaaataataatgaaaatattagaAAGTTCAGTTTATTTGCCAAAtagtaatttcaaataaaaatacatacatatataattaagagaTTCAAAGCAGAAGAGTTTGGTCTTAAACTATgattaaagaaaagagagagagaaaagttgTCAGCTTGACCTCAAATAAGCATTAAGTTATAAGagttataaaaattaagaaaaaatatgtatattcagaataaaattataaaaaattatataattttttatatgtttttaatatttaaaatacaagataagtaatttatttataaattaaaaaataaaaacattaaaggaTTCTAGAAAACCAAGTGTCATGAAAActaagaaacaaaattcaagagTAATAGAGTCTAAGAGATTCTAGTGAGCATTTAATATATacaattattgattttataacACTTTTCCTTGAATGACCATGTCCTAAAAATATGTCTCATTAAAATCTTGCAAAGAAAaacctaatgaaaaaaaacttaagcaaAGGAAAAAGAGTATAACATTCTTGTGTTATTTCTGAATACTTCAGAATTcaatagaaaattttatatagataCTACAAGATCTAATTCAATAGAAGGTTTTATATAGATACTTCGAGATCTATATTTAAACACTTCAGAATtcacaaaaatatcaaattgcctAATTGAAACTTTGCAAAGGAAAACTCATTGGTAAAAAAACCTAagcgaaggaaaaaaaaaatataaactgcATTAACTTCACCTCAAAAgtacatgtcttatgataaATCTTTATGATGACGCATTTCAATATTATGGATAAACTTCTTGAAAGTTGAGGCTGGTAAAGACTTTGTGAATAAATCTACTAAATTATCATTTGACTTGATTTgattgatatcaattttttccttATGTTAAAGCTCgtgattataaaataactttggtGAAATATGCTTTGTTATGTCTACTTTAATGTAGTTTCCTCTAAGTTAAGTAATGCATACAACATTATCTTCAAACAATATTATGGGACTATTTTCAATGGTTAACagcccattttttttatatgctggaTAATTGACCTTAGCCATATATATTCTTGACTTGTTTTATAGATTGCAATAATTTCtgaataatttgatgaaatagcCATAAATGTTTATTTGACATATTTCTAAGAAATTGCAGTGCTTCCGTATGTAAACAGATAATTTATCCTTTGTGGAGATCAGAGAGATACTCTGCATCTGCATATCCAATCAATTATGAATTTGATCCACTATAAAATAACCACATTTTAGTTGTTCCGCAGAAATAGCGAAGTATATATTTGACCTtattccattgttttttttttttttttgtgggagtAGAACTATATCTTGCCAATAAATTGATTACAAAAGCTATATCTGGTCTTGTATAATTTGCAAGATACATGAGTGCTCCGATAACACTAAGATATGGTATTTTTGaaacaagaattttttattctcttctaGCGATTGAAAAGAGTCTTTCTTCGCATCAAGTGATCGAACAATCATAGATGTACTCAAAGGGTGAGCATTGTCCATGTAAAAGTGCTTCAAGATATTTTCTGTATACATCGATTGATGgataaatttttcatttgaaagatATTCAATATGTAAATCAAGACAAAATTTTGTCTTTTCGAGATCTTTCATCTCAAATTCATCTTTCAAATATATTGCAGTTTTTCTGAGCTTTTCAAGAGCACCAACAAGatttaaatcatcaacatatattgCAATAATAGAAAATCCGAATGtggttttcttaataaaaatgcaTGGGCAAATCTCATTAttctcaaaccttttttttaggaGGTATTCATTAAGACGATTATACCACATTCGACCAGATTGTTTCAacatatataaagatatttgtAGATTAATAGAATAAACACTTCTATGTTTATCATAAAGGCTTCAAGCATTTTGAATCCTTCAAGAATTTTCATATAGATTTGTTTATCTAATGTTCCATATAGATATGTTGTAACTACATCCATTAAACATATATCTAGAGTTTTTGAGACtactaaaccaattaaaaatttgaaagtgATTGCATCAGAATAAGTTTCCTCATAATCAATGCTAGGTCTTTGTAAAAAATCTTGTGCAACAAGTCGTGCCTTGTATCGAACAATTTCActgttcttattttattttctaacgaAAACCCATTTATATCCAACAAGCATAACAGCTTTAGGTGTGTGAACTACATGTCCAAATACTTTACGTTTTGCAAGTGAGTTTAACTCTGTTTAGATTACTTCTTTCCACATTGACCAATCATTTCTATGTCGACATTCTTTGATAGTTTGTGGTTTAGTTTTATCATTACTTCTAGTGATGCCAAAAGCAACCTTAAATGCAAATGTCATTTAtgacaattttatttcaattcaaaatctcTCCTCTATGAACATAGTTTATGGAGATCTCATCATTTTCAGGTAGCTGAATCTCTTCAAAAGGTCTCTCTTTAATAggatcaatattaaaagatgatttTGACATAATATTTATCGTCTGTTTTATGGATGATGAATCTTCAGGAGTACCATAATctaattgttataatttttgttttctagaattTTTGTCCTTAACATCAACAAGTCTTCTGCGTTTCAAGCATGGTATAAATTCATTTGCTACtatattgccttttttttcctttacggATTTCAATTCTAGATGGAGCATTTACAGCTAGAATATGGGATTTAACCAACTTTTCACTGTTGGTGAAAACATCTGGTAATCGATTtgcaatattttataaatgaattatcttttaaaCTTCAAGTTCACGTTGATTTGTCCTTGGATCAAAATGAGATAACTTTGGGTTGTTTCAAGTAATTTCTTTTCATGCTTCAAACACTAACTTTTCTTTCCCTAatgatgagaaaatattttcatcaaaatgaCAGTCTTTAAAATGTGCCTTAAAAAATCACCAGTTAAAGGTTTAAGGAATCTAATAATAGATGAAGAATCAAAACCAACATAAATTCATATTCTATATTACGGACCCATTTTAGTCTTTTGTCCGTTATAGGCACATATACTGCATGACTAAAAGTTTGTTGAAGAAATATATTTGGTGGTATACCAAAAACAAGTTGTAAAGGAGAATATTTATGGTAAGCACTTGGTCTAATTCTAACCAATGATGTAGCATGTAATATAGCATGTTCCCAAACAGATGTaagtaattttgatttcataaGTAATGGTCTAGCAATTAATTGAAGGCACTTTATAAATGATTCTGCTAGACCATTTTGAGTATGCACTTGAACAACAAGATAATCAACATCAATTCCAATAAAAGTGTGATGCTTGAGAAGTAAACTCGCCAGCATTGTCCAATCgaattttcttgatttgataATTAGGAAATTGCATCCATAATTTGATAATATGTGCTATTAATCTAGCAAATAAAACATTTTGActagaaagtaaacaaacatGTGACCATTTACCTGGTGCATCAATTAATACCATAACATATCTAAAAGGTCTGCATGGTGGATGAATAAGTCCACATATATCTCATTGAATTCTTTCGATAAAAGATTGTGATTCTATAACAACCTTTAATGGATATggtttggtaattaatttaccttgaGAACATGCAGCGCATGGATTTTCACTTCGTAAAAGAATATTCAGGTTCTTTAAAGGATCCCCGTgtgaatttttaataatttgtcgCATCATTATTGATCCTGGATGTCCAAGTCGATCATGCCAAAGCATAAATATTTCTGGGTCGGAAAAATACTGGTGTTTCATAACATTTGTTTCAATAGATTTCATGATCGTGTAATAAATTCAGAAGAGAAAGCAGATAATTTTTCAAGTACAACTTCTAACCTGAAA of Populus trichocarpa isolate Nisqually-1 chromosome 16, P.trichocarpa_v4.1, whole genome shotgun sequence contains these proteins:
- the LOC7467629 gene encoding TSL-kinase interacting protein 1 isoform X2, which produces MEAQVSLDSERQLLQNGSIQDGDSGVTSSTPDCVETRQPEKRPTRQWAAWTRQEEESFFTALRQVGKNFEKITHHVQSKNKDQVRHYYYRLVRRMNKLLGPGLCLDAKNSKDTNAAMLRWWSLLEKYSCKASKLHLKPRRFKIFIEALENQLLKDQRKNVRKRSSQGENGSPTTPSIITNQNRASVHDTRTVKLVIVDSQNIQKLGGKGSLKRNVNMGVVRNNNKGDSTAMKPARQRRKPAAYKKWEKAAIAGVSLVADAAEHLERTATDKEDEHDQGKKGLDPVEKLLPHFHPSLRCVESNALTNMKLKLQLFPIDDGTRRALEMDKHNPHLELTLSTRKKISSVLEHLNRKWGDSTVASGELMLFPYSVNRENLVSYQRWTQDSLVSAADVYFSIGSPPVFRLRYGWFFNVNFASVTLQAPSTYSCLPVGGNEKDKTMDSVPTAEPSTSDQFEKPENPCRDCPTSENNNHASILHSAGVTNENNEFVATGPRNNLVKSFDPAANISLHRKETDDRTNTQQSEDVDGLRLSNVNPLSAGEWADSLTNVSIGDLLSELPHVANHNCIESLIVQSNQCLQEIPFSCDSFDAAIAAHISRHQGKMGFHSAVASYTSSIWDGEETCDAFAFQKNHSLRKEVTTSSAVASPRVSKQMDRTSSITSSAFLEELPVIEGPNDYPTGGEPMDECSSDSQVVSNQVKDFNGLTDIYWPDSLGLLDLDIPSSKYHTEDLILSDSLGGLNHLIASSLDAFQNCSFFGLNKKDSISTVEARETTSFSDFKISGGV
- the LOC7467629 gene encoding TSL-kinase interacting protein 1 isoform X1, which translates into the protein MEAQVSLDSERQLLQNGSIQDGDSGVTSSTPDCVETRQPEKRPTRQWAAWTRQEEESFFTALRQVGKNFEKITHHVQSKNKDQVRHYYYRLVRRMNKLLGPGLCLDAKNSKDTNAAMLRWWSLLEKYSCKASKLHLKPRRFKIFIEALENQLLKDQRKNVRKRSSQGENGSPTTPSIITNQNRASVHDTRTVKLVIVDSQNIQKLGGKGSLKRNVNMGVVRNNNKGDSTAMKPARQRRKPVSSAAYKKWEKAAIAGVSLVADAAEHLERTATDKEDEHDQGKKGLDPVEKLLPHFHPSLRCVESNALTNMKLKLQLFPIDDGTRRALEMDKHNPHLELTLSTRKKISSVLEHLNRKWGDSTVASGELMLFPYSVNRENLVSYQRWTQDSLVSAADVYFSIGSPPVFRLRYGWFFNVNFASVTLQAPSTYSCLPVGGNEKDKTMDSVPTAEPSTSDQFEKPENPCRDCPTSENNNHASILHSAGVTNENNEFVATGPRNNLVKSFDPAANISLHRKETDDRTNTQQSEDVDGLRLSNVNPLSAGEWADSLTNVSIGDLLSELPHVANHNCIESLIVQSNQCLQEIPFSCDSFDAAIAAHISRHQGKMGFHSAVASYTSSIWDGEETCDAFAFQKNHSLRKEVTTSSAVASPRVSKQMDRTSSITSSAFLEELPVIEGPNDYPTGGEPMDECSSDSQVVSNQVKDFNGLTDIYWPDSLGLLDLDIPSSKYHTEDLILSDSLGGLNHLIASSLDAFQNCSFFGLNKKDSISTVEARETTSFSDFKISGGV